In Archangium violaceum, the following are encoded in one genomic region:
- a CDS encoding SixA phosphatase family protein, whose amino-acid sequence MSPHQMPLLLVRHAVAEDTHPLGDEARPLTAEGRAAFRTHARKLARLTPMVGIVTSPLVRAVQTAEILAEAFGLSRVEVHPALRPRARAPKRILRLARELGAGWVLVGHNPSLARAGCLALDMDELPDKLRKGAALALHPEGRGKHFSFAWLAAPGRYLQRAEDLHRA is encoded by the coding sequence ATGTCTCCTCACCAGATGCCCCTGTTGCTCGTGCGCCACGCCGTAGCCGAGGACACCCACCCCCTGGGTGACGAGGCCCGCCCCCTCACCGCCGAGGGCCGCGCCGCCTTCCGCACCCACGCGCGCAAGCTGGCCCGCCTCACGCCCATGGTGGGCATCGTCACCAGCCCCCTGGTGCGCGCGGTGCAGACCGCGGAGATCCTCGCCGAGGCCTTCGGGCTGTCCCGCGTGGAGGTGCACCCGGCACTGCGACCGCGCGCCCGCGCCCCCAAGCGCATCCTCCGGCTCGCGCGCGAGCTGGGCGCCGGCTGGGTGCTGGTGGGCCACAACCCCTCGCTCGCCCGCGCCGGCTGTCTCGCACTGGACATGGACGAGCTGCCCGACAAGCTGCGCAAGGGCGCCGCGCTCGCGCTCCACCCCGAGGGACGCGGCAAGCACTTCTCCTTCGCGTGGCTGGCGGCTCCGGGCCGCTACCTCCAGCGCGCCGAGGACCTTCACCGCGCGTGA